The following proteins are co-located in the Tardibacter chloracetimidivorans genome:
- a CDS encoding CoA pyrophosphatase: MSLIQQIRHVLQMPHPQPAELLAGDFPDSLPTGGRIVAAAVLMAIVEHPRPTLILTRRTDTLRRHAGQVAFPGGRVDPEDSGIVAAALREADEEVGLPPGKVDVIGVLEPYQTVTGFHVTPVVGVVPPGLELVPHAAEVARVFEVPLDVMLEPANHIEQAVEWQGQDRHYYEIGWDGERIWGATAGMIVNLGRRLAYDR; encoded by the coding sequence GTGAGCCTTATCCAGCAGATCAGGCATGTGCTTCAGATGCCCCATCCCCAGCCGGCCGAGCTTCTGGCGGGAGATTTTCCCGACAGCCTGCCAACGGGCGGGCGGATCGTCGCTGCGGCGGTGCTGATGGCCATTGTCGAGCACCCCAGGCCCACGCTCATTCTGACGCGGCGCACCGACACGCTCAGGCGGCATGCCGGGCAGGTGGCTTTCCCCGGCGGTCGCGTCGACCCGGAGGACAGCGGCATCGTTGCGGCCGCCCTTCGCGAGGCGGATGAGGAGGTCGGGTTGCCTCCCGGAAAAGTCGATGTGATCGGGGTGCTCGAACCCTATCAGACGGTAACCGGTTTCCATGTGACCCCGGTTGTAGGTGTGGTGCCGCCGGGGCTGGAGCTTGTTCCCCATGCGGCCGAGGTAGCGCGGGTGTTCGAAGTGCCGCTTGATGTGATGCTTGAACCGGCCAACCATATCGAGCAGGCGGTGGAGTGGCAGGGCCAGGATCGCCATTATTACGAGATCGGGTGGGACGGTGAACGTATCTGGGGGGCGACTGCGGGGATGATCGTCAATCTTGGCAGACGGCTGGCCTACGACCGATGA
- a CDS encoding DUF1285 domain-containing protein, which yields MNQGLAALLRQIGDTRLPPVDKWNPPHCGDSEMRIAADGTWFHQGTPIRRPEMVRLFSRILRREADGGYVLVTPVEKLDILVEDAPFVAVAVESEREGRDRRLGFRLNTGDAVIAGPENALRIEDGEAGPRPYVHVRAGLDALVARAPYYELVAWALEEEGDPPGLWSGGVFFPLGAM from the coding sequence ATGAATCAAGGGCTCGCGGCCCTGCTCCGGCAGATTGGGGACACCAGGCTGCCTCCCGTGGACAAGTGGAACCCGCCCCATTGCGGCGACAGCGAAATGCGGATTGCGGCCGACGGCACATGGTTTCACCAGGGCACGCCAATCCGCCGCCCGGAGATGGTGCGCCTGTTCTCCCGCATTCTCCGGCGTGAGGCGGATGGCGGCTATGTGCTTGTCACTCCGGTCGAAAAGCTCGACATTCTGGTGGAGGACGCGCCGTTCGTGGCGGTTGCCGTCGAAAGCGAGAGGGAGGGGAGGGACCGCCGCCTCGGCTTTCGCCTCAACACCGGTGACGCGGTGATCGCCGGGCCGGAAAATGCGCTCCGGATCGAGGACGGCGAGGCGGGGCCGAGGCCCTATGTCCATGTGCGGGCCGGGCTGGATGCGCTGGTCGCCCGCGCGCCTTATTACGAGCTTGTCGCATGGGCGCTGGAAGAGGAGGGCGATCCGCCCGGCCTGTGGAGCGGTGGCGTTTTCTTTCCGCTGGGGGCGATGTGA
- the parC gene encoding DNA topoisomerase IV subunit A, giving the protein MTNDLADPFDRIVESPFDEALSQRYLVYALSTITARSLPDVRDGLKPVHRRLLWAMRLLKLDPASGYKKCARVVGDVIGKYHPHGDQSVYDAMVRLAQSFSLRYPLVDGQGNFGNIDGDNAAAMRYTEARLTAAAGALMDGLDEGTVPFRPTYNGEDEEPEVFPGLFPNLLANGASGIAVGMATSIPPHNVAELIDAAMILIGNPEATVEELMGPVQGPDFPTGGIIVESPRSIREAYTTGRGSMRVRARWHVEDQGRGTYVIVVTEIPYQVQKSKLVEQIAGLINDRKLPILADVRDESDAELRLVLEPRARTVEAEVLMESLFKLTELETRFGLNLNVLDKDRTPRVMSLADALNAYVAHQIEVLVRRSEHRLAKIEDRLELLAGYLIAYLNLDEVIRIIREEDEPKAVLIRAFELSDRQAEAILNMRLRSLRKLEEMEIRREEKELKAERKELKALIASPELQRARLRDDLTKMRALYGPETELGKRRTSFAEAGPAREIPLEAMIEKEPITVILSAKGWVRAMKGHIDLGSADAVKFKEGDGPAFAFHAQTTDKLLLATDSGRFHTLAADKLPGGRGFGEPVRLLADIETEAQIVSFAPWRAGEQFILAASDGRGFIAKSDDLLAETRKGRQVVTPRSGARLKVSRPLPADADYLAVAGDNRKLVIFPLSEIPVMSRGQGVMLQRYRDGGLSDAKGFRLADGLSWTMGGETGRTRTETDLLPWRAARGAAGRMPPNGFPRDNRFG; this is encoded by the coding sequence ATGACCAACGACCTTGCCGACCCCTTTGACCGGATTGTCGAAAGCCCGTTCGACGAGGCGCTGTCGCAGCGCTATCTCGTCTATGCGCTTTCCACCATCACGGCACGCTCGCTTCCCGATGTGCGGGATGGGCTGAAGCCGGTCCACCGCCGCCTGTTATGGGCCATGCGCCTTTTGAAGCTGGACCCGGCCAGCGGATACAAGAAATGCGCCCGCGTGGTGGGCGACGTCATCGGCAAATATCATCCACATGGCGACCAGTCCGTCTATGACGCCATGGTCCGCCTCGCGCAGAGCTTTTCGCTTCGCTATCCGCTGGTCGACGGCCAGGGCAATTTCGGCAACATCGACGGCGATAACGCGGCCGCGATGCGCTATACCGAGGCACGGCTGACGGCCGCCGCCGGCGCGCTGATGGATGGGCTGGACGAAGGCACCGTTCCCTTCCGCCCCACCTATAACGGCGAGGATGAGGAGCCGGAGGTCTTTCCCGGCCTTTTCCCCAATCTGCTGGCCAATGGCGCAAGCGGGATCGCGGTGGGCATGGCGACGTCCATCCCGCCCCATAATGTCGCCGAGCTGATCGACGCCGCGATGATTCTCATCGGCAATCCGGAAGCCACTGTCGAGGAACTGATGGGACCGGTGCAGGGCCCGGATTTCCCGACCGGCGGAATCATCGTCGAAAGCCCACGCAGCATCCGCGAGGCCTATACGACCGGGCGCGGATCGATGCGCGTGCGGGCGCGCTGGCATGTCGAGGATCAGGGGCGCGGCACTTATGTGATCGTCGTCACCGAAATCCCCTATCAAGTGCAGAAATCGAAGCTGGTCGAACAGATCGCGGGGCTCATCAACGACAGGAAGCTGCCGATCCTCGCCGATGTGCGCGATGAAAGCGACGCAGAGCTTCGGCTGGTGCTGGAACCGCGCGCGCGGACGGTGGAAGCCGAAGTGCTGATGGAAAGCCTGTTCAAGCTGACCGAGCTGGAGACCCGCTTCGGCCTGAACCTGAACGTATTGGACAAGGACCGCACGCCGCGCGTGATGAGCCTTGCAGACGCGCTCAACGCCTATGTCGCGCATCAGATCGAGGTTCTGGTCCGCCGGTCGGAACACCGGCTGGCCAAGATCGAGGACCGGCTGGAGCTGCTCGCCGGTTATCTGATCGCCTATCTGAACCTGGACGAGGTGATCCGCATCATCCGCGAGGAGGATGAGCCGAAGGCCGTATTGATCAGGGCTTTCGAGCTTTCCGACCGGCAGGCGGAGGCCATTCTCAACATGCGGCTGCGCTCGCTGCGCAAGCTGGAGGAAATGGAGATCCGCCGCGAGGAAAAGGAGCTGAAGGCTGAACGCAAGGAGTTGAAGGCGCTGATCGCCTCGCCCGAACTTCAGCGCGCCAGGCTGCGCGACGATCTGACGAAGATGCGCGCGCTCTACGGCCCCGAGACGGAGCTGGGTAAACGGCGGACGAGCTTTGCCGAGGCCGGGCCTGCCCGCGAAATCCCGCTTGAGGCGATGATCGAGAAAGAGCCGATCACGGTTATCCTGTCCGCCAAGGGCTGGGTCCGGGCGATGAAGGGGCATATCGATCTTGGTTCGGCCGATGCGGTCAAGTTCAAGGAGGGCGACGGCCCGGCATTCGCCTTTCACGCGCAGACCACCGACAAGCTGCTGCTTGCGACCGACAGCGGCCGTTTCCACACGCTGGCTGCCGACAAGCTTCCCGGTGGCCGGGGATTCGGTGAGCCGGTGAGGCTGCTGGCCGACATAGAGACGGAAGCCCAGATCGTGAGTTTCGCGCCGTGGCGGGCGGGCGAACAGTTCATCCTCGCCGCATCGGACGGCCGTGGATTCATTGCAAAAAGCGACGATCTTCTCGCGGAAACGCGAAAGGGCCGACAAGTGGTGACGCCACGCTCCGGCGCGCGGCTGAAGGTGTCCCGGCCATTGCCCGCCGACGCCGATTATCTCGCCGTCGCCGGCGACAACCGCAAGCTCGTGATCTTCCCCCTGTCCGAAATCCCGGTGATGAGCCGGGGACAGGGGGTCATGCTTCAGCGCTATCGTGACGGCGGCCTCAGCGACGCCAAAGGGTTCCGGCTTGCGGACGGACTTTCATGGACCATGGGGGGCGAGACCGGACGCACCCGCACGGAGACCGATCTTCTGCCCTGGCGCGCCGCGCGCGGGGCCGCGGGACGCATGCCGCCCAACGGATTTCCGCGCGACAACCGCTTTGGATGA
- a CDS encoding CCA tRNA nucleotidyltransferase, which produces MKLPPQAWQALPGAGAIMAALDVAAGTSRVVGGAVRDALIGLQVSDVDLATRLQPGEVVERLEAAGLKAVPTGIDHGTITAVAPDFVMEVTTLRRDVSTDGRRATVAFTDDWREDAARRDFTFNALSANPVTGEIFDYFGGLEDLRRHHVRFIGSPLERIAEDHLRILRFFRFHARFGEGLPDPEGLAACADRANDLMALSRERIREELLKLLAVTDPAPTVRLMVDHGIFSPVLPEIGPGSVARLAATVEAERKAGQAASSIRRLAALFPPDPELAADVARRLRLSNAERKRLVTAAGRTSAEVASEPAVLAYRLGLEEAVDRLLLAGAPPASVQKLQGWERPRLAVTGGDLVARGVEKGPQVSALLKAIEDDWVTAGFPPRSSAIEAIVAKRLGQSAAEKPSNSPDTQGNPRH; this is translated from the coding sequence ATGAAGCTGCCGCCGCAAGCCTGGCAGGCGCTGCCCGGAGCCGGGGCGATCATGGCTGCGCTGGATGTGGCGGCCGGAACGTCGCGTGTCGTCGGCGGCGCGGTGCGCGACGCATTGATCGGGCTGCAGGTATCGGACGTGGACCTCGCCACCCGCCTCCAGCCGGGGGAGGTGGTCGAACGGCTGGAGGCGGCGGGTCTGAAGGCGGTGCCGACGGGCATCGATCACGGCACGATCACCGCCGTCGCACCCGATTTCGTGATGGAGGTGACGACGCTGCGCCGCGATGTCTCGACCGACGGGCGGCGGGCGACCGTGGCGTTTACCGATGACTGGCGCGAGGATGCGGCGCGACGGGACTTCACTTTCAACGCCTTGTCGGCAAATCCGGTCACCGGGGAAATCTTTGATTATTTCGGCGGCCTTGAAGATCTGCGGCGGCACCATGTGAGGTTCATCGGGTCGCCGTTGGAGCGGATCGCCGAGGATCATCTGCGCATCCTGCGCTTCTTTCGCTTCCACGCGCGGTTCGGCGAGGGCCTGCCCGATCCGGAAGGCCTTGCCGCATGCGCTGACCGCGCGAACGACCTGATGGCGCTGTCGCGCGAACGCATCCGGGAAGAACTGCTGAAGCTTCTCGCCGTGACAGACCCTGCGCCCACCGTGCGGCTGATGGTGGATCATGGTATCTTCAGCCCCGTTCTCCCTGAAATCGGCCCGGGATCGGTTGCGCGGCTGGCGGCGACGGTCGAGGCGGAGCGGAAGGCGGGGCAGGCCGCCTCATCGATAAGAAGGCTGGCGGCCCTGTTCCCGCCCGATCCTGAACTTGCGGCGGACGTGGCGCGCAGGTTGAGATTGTCCAACGCCGAACGCAAGCGACTGGTGACGGCCGCAGGCAGGACGTCTGCTGAGGTGGCCAGCGAACCGGCGGTGCTCGCCTATCGGCTGGGTCTGGAGGAAGCGGTGGATCGCCTGTTGCTGGCTGGCGCTCCGCCCGCTTCGGTTCAAAAGCTACAAGGCTGGGAACGCCCGAGGCTGGCTGTGACGGGCGGCGATTTGGTGGCGCGCGGCGTGGAGAAAGGACCGCAGGTGAGCGCGCTTCTGAAGGCGATAGAGGATGACTGGGTGACGGCGGGCTTTCCGCCGAGATCCTCGGCCATCGAAGCGATCGTCGCGAAGCGCCTGGGCCAGTCGGCGGCCGAAAAGCCTAGCAATTCTCCAGATACGCAGGGAAATCCGCGGCACTGA
- a CDS encoding putative bifunctional diguanylate cyclase/phosphodiesterase, which translates to MDHRKAAQTPVTSVRVRETLRHIAPSRVALPLVADPQMILNALPLGVVIAQPAADGRWIVAASNQLFDRWSSLEEASALGLPLEMIAFLEQGDFLKLFTRFAEDDGSQVADYRWSVDESPRARHFAIRFVRMADRGRIQITLRDCTTEVETEHGLRNEMLRDALTGLPNRIAFSERLDGPEADGQAMLETAILVADLDRFSRINDSLGHLAGDELLATIARRLLSAMREGDVLARIGGDVFGVIVRLTDGPGDALNVASLIQEALSHPFRVNGRELIVRATIGIATPHADGVSSEELIGNAEFAVTRAKRQGRRVEIYHPADATAARRRFTLETELRQAIERDELTLSYQPMIELKTGRIRAVEALARWNHPERGPISPSEFIPLAEETGLILPLGRWALNTACQQLAEWHRTISAASRIQMSVNVSGIQLARDDVVEAVREALAGSGLPGEHLKIELTESAIIDNPERTKRVLEALKGLDAQIAMDDFGTGYSSLAYLQRLPIDVLKVDHSFVKGMLEEEDSFEIVNAIISLARSLMMDTVAEGIERPEQAARLRTMGCVYGQGYLYARPLSAADFPAYLENC; encoded by the coding sequence ATGGATCATCGGAAGGCAGCGCAAACGCCTGTCACTTCCGTGCGGGTCCGCGAAACCCTTCGCCATATCGCGCCCAGCCGCGTCGCGCTTCCGCTTGTGGCCGACCCCCAGATGATACTCAACGCCCTGCCCCTGGGCGTGGTGATCGCCCAGCCTGCGGCCGACGGCAGGTGGATCGTGGCGGCGTCCAACCAGCTGTTTGATCGCTGGTCCTCGCTGGAAGAGGCAAGTGCGCTCGGTTTGCCGCTGGAAATGATCGCCTTTCTTGAACAAGGCGATTTCCTGAAGCTCTTCACCCGCTTTGCCGAAGATGACGGAAGCCAAGTCGCGGACTATCGCTGGTCTGTCGATGAATCGCCGCGCGCCCGCCATTTCGCGATCCGCTTCGTTCGCATGGCCGACCGGGGTCGCATCCAGATCACCCTGCGCGACTGCACCACCGAAGTGGAAACCGAGCATGGCCTGCGCAACGAGATGCTGCGCGACGCGCTGACCGGCCTTCCCAATCGAATCGCCTTTTCCGAAAGGCTCGACGGGCCTGAGGCGGACGGGCAGGCGATGCTGGAAACCGCGATACTTGTGGCGGATCTCGACCGTTTCTCCCGCATCAACGACAGCCTCGGTCATCTGGCCGGCGACGAGCTGCTTGCGACCATCGCCCGCCGTCTGTTGTCGGCCATGCGCGAAGGCGATGTGCTTGCCCGTATCGGCGGCGATGTGTTCGGCGTCATCGTGCGCCTGACCGATGGTCCCGGCGACGCGCTGAACGTCGCCAGCCTTATCCAGGAAGCGCTCTCCCATCCATTCCGTGTCAACGGACGCGAACTGATCGTCCGCGCCACAATCGGCATCGCGACGCCTCATGCGGACGGCGTCAGCAGCGAGGAACTGATCGGCAACGCCGAATTCGCCGTCACCCGTGCAAAGCGTCAGGGGCGGCGGGTGGAAATCTATCATCCGGCGGACGCCACGGCCGCGCGGCGACGCTTCACGCTTGAGACCGAATTGCGGCAGGCGATCGAGCGGGACGAACTGACCCTCTCCTACCAGCCGATGATCGAACTGAAGACCGGGCGCATCCGCGCGGTGGAGGCGCTGGCGCGGTGGAACCACCCCGAACGCGGTCCGATCTCCCCTTCGGAGTTCATTCCGCTGGCCGAGGAAACCGGCCTTATCCTCCCGCTGGGTCGCTGGGCGCTGAACACAGCCTGCCAGCAGCTGGCCGAATGGCACCGCACCATCAGCGCTGCCAGCCGAATCCAGATGAGCGTCAACGTATCGGGCATTCAGCTTGCGCGCGACGATGTGGTGGAAGCGGTGCGCGAGGCGCTGGCCGGCTCCGGCCTGCCGGGCGAGCATCTCAAGATCGAGCTGACGGAAAGCGCGATCATCGACAATCCGGAACGCACGAAGCGTGTGCTCGAAGCCCTGAAGGGCCTTGATGCGCAGATCGCGATGGACGATTTCGGCACGGGCTATTCCTCGCTCGCCTATCTTCAGCGGCTTCCGATCGATGTCCTGAAGGTGGACCACAGCTTCGTGAAGGGCATGCTTGAGGAAGAGGACAGCTTCGAGATCGTGAACGCGATCATCTCCCTTGCGCGGTCGCTGATGATGGATACCGTGGCCGAGGGGATCGAGCGGCCCGAACAGGCCGCCCGCTTGCGTACCATGGGCTGCGTCTATGGCCAGGGCTATCTCTATGCCCGCCCGCTCAGTGCCGCGGATTTCCCTGCGTATCTGGAGAATTGCTAG